The Brachyhypopomus gauderio isolate BG-103 chromosome 2, BGAUD_0.2, whole genome shotgun sequence genome contains a region encoding:
- the tmem107 gene encoding transmembrane protein 107, which produces MAATRSLVPARFLTLAAHLVIVITVFWSRDNNVRACLPQDFTEDQYRTEDKRLVIGLSVTVCLFLVELVGFFSGASMFNSNQSLLSVAAHCSAAVSLSFFVCQQWECWTYWLVFAPCSVLPTLCEMAQMVAVFHLKKKPM; this is translated from the exons ATGGCGGCCACACGCAGCCTGGTTCCGGCCCGGTTTCTGACGCTCGCCGCGCACCTCGTCATCGTCATCACCGTCTTCTGGTCGCGG GACAACAACGTCAGAGCGTGTCTGCCGCAGGACTTCACAGAGGACCAGtacaggacagaggacaagCG gcTTGTTATTGGTCTCTCTGTAACTGTATGTCTGTTTCTTGTTGAGCTGGTTGGATTCTTCTCTGGAGCGTCTATGTTCAACAGTAACCAAAGCCTCCTGT CTGTGGCAGCACACTGCAGTGCGGCTGTCAGTCTGTCCTTCTTTGTTTGCCAGCAGTGGGAGTGTTGGACCTACTGGCTCGTGTTCGCCCCCTGCAG tgtgcTTCCTACACTTTGTGAGATGGCTCAGATGGTCGCTGTGTTCCATCTGAAGAAGAAGCCGATGTGA
- the LOC143489194 gene encoding F-box/LRR-repeat protein 12 isoform X2 — protein MLLRQYLGHGLRSLCLCGLLFSARGGTFLSEPWLQALACKCPRLSRLYLLNTDLRGLPSCCLLPPTLQVLELHNCELPPGFFTQNPSGTCEPDHHRAAAVSPKSPANKQLTASSPGITIQTLILDNVPSFTNQHLHSLSSWGQLARLELRDLTRMTAAGLRACAPPGLQALHHLRHLEICTIKRQQMAALGLGEGWAGLEGLGLGGREVGPGLLCLSRLPDLRRLRLCDCSLTEMMVLRSCRTLKELRTLEFRKVEFSTESGGEAEEGQEGGGEREEGEREERSDTDPVPNLRQSLVTLLPKCSVLFTECSVASVQG, from the coding sequence ATGTTGCTGCGTCAGTACCTGGGCCACGGGCTGCGCTCGCTCTGTCTGTGTGGCTTGCTGTTCTCTGCGCGCGGCGGGACGTTCCTGTCCGAGCCCTGGCTGCAGGCTCTGGCCTGCAAATGTCCCCGCCTGAGCCGGCTCTACCTGCTGAACACGGACCTGCGCGGCTTGCCAAGCTGCTGTCTGCTGCCCCCTACCTTACAGGTACTGGAACTGCATAACTGTGAACTCCCTCCAGGGTTCTTTACTCAGAATCCCTCTGGGACGTGTGAGCCGGACCACCACCGGGCCGCTGCGGTCAGTCCAAAAAGTCCAGCTAACAAACAGCTAACGGCGTCTTCCCCCGGCATCACCATACAAACCCTGATTTTAGACAACGTTCCATCTTTCACCAACCAGCACCTGCACAGTCTGAGCTCCTGGGGTCAGCTGGCTCGACTGGAGTTGCGGGACCTGACCCGGATGACGGCGGCGGGTCTGAGGGCCTGCGCCCCCCCCGGCCTGCAGGCCCTCCACCACCTCAGACACCTGGAGATCTGCACCATCAAACGGCAGCAGATGGCGGCGCTGGGCCTGGGGGAGGGCTGGGCCGGGCTGGAGGGGTTGGGCCTGGGGGGCCGGGAGGTCGGTCCCGGCCTGCTGTGTCTCAGCCGCCTGCCCGACCTGCGTCGGCTGCGTCTGTGCGACTGCAGCCTGACGGAGATGATGGTCCTGCGCAGCTGCCGCACGCTGAAGGAGCTGCGCACGCTGGAGTTCAGGAAGGTGGAGTTTTCGACGGAGAGCGGAGGAGAGgcggaggaggggcaggagggcggaggagagagagaagaaggcgagagagaggagaggagcgaCACCGACCCCGTGCCCAACCTCCGGCAGTCACTGGTCACGCTGCTGCCCAAGTGTAGCGTGCTGTTCACAGAGTGCTCTGTGGCGTCGGTCCAGGGCTGA
- the LOC143489194 gene encoding F-box/LRR-repeat protein 12 isoform X1, translating to MAHAGANMVDRSPDNILIEILSHLNARELVRNGRVCKRWRRLVKDQRLWRTVDLSTWKGVTSRVLWMLLRQYLGHGLRSLCLCGLLFSARGGTFLSEPWLQALACKCPRLSRLYLLNTDLRGLPSCCLLPPTLQVLELHNCELPPGFFTQNPSGTCEPDHHRAAAVSPKSPANKQLTASSPGITIQTLILDNVPSFTNQHLHSLSSWGQLARLELRDLTRMTAAGLRACAPPGLQALHHLRHLEICTIKRQQMAALGLGEGWAGLEGLGLGGREVGPGLLCLSRLPDLRRLRLCDCSLTEMMVLRSCRTLKELRTLEFRKVEFSTESGGEAEEGQEGGGEREEGEREERSDTDPVPNLRQSLVTLLPKCSVLFTECSVASVQG from the exons ATGGCGCACGCGGGGGCCAACATGGTGGACCGTTCCCCTGACAACATCTTAATCGAGATTTTATCACACCTAAACGCCCGAGAACTTGTTCGCAACGGAAG AGTATGCAAGCGCTGGAGGCGTTTGGTTAAAGATCAGAGACTCTGGCGGACTGTAGACCTTTCAACATGGAAAGGG GTGACGTCGCGTGTGCTGTGGATGTTGCTGCGTCAGTACCTGGGCCACGGGCTGCGCTCGCTCTGTCTGTGTGGCTTGCTGTTCTCTGCGCGCGGCGGGACGTTCCTGTCCGAGCCCTGGCTGCAGGCTCTGGCCTGCAAATGTCCCCGCCTGAGCCGGCTCTACCTGCTGAACACGGACCTGCGCGGCTTGCCAAGCTGCTGTCTGCTGCCCCCTACCTTACAGGTACTGGAACTGCATAACTGTGAACTCCCTCCAGGGTTCTTTACTCAGAATCCCTCTGGGACGTGTGAGCCGGACCACCACCGGGCCGCTGCGGTCAGTCCAAAAAGTCCAGCTAACAAACAGCTAACGGCGTCTTCCCCCGGCATCACCATACAAACCCTGATTTTAGACAACGTTCCATCTTTCACCAACCAGCACCTGCACAGTCTGAGCTCCTGGGGTCAGCTGGCTCGACTGGAGTTGCGGGACCTGACCCGGATGACGGCGGCGGGTCTGAGGGCCTGCGCCCCCCCCGGCCTGCAGGCCCTCCACCACCTCAGACACCTGGAGATCTGCACCATCAAACGGCAGCAGATGGCGGCGCTGGGCCTGGGGGAGGGCTGGGCCGGGCTGGAGGGGTTGGGCCTGGGGGGCCGGGAGGTCGGTCCCGGCCTGCTGTGTCTCAGCCGCCTGCCCGACCTGCGTCGGCTGCGTCTGTGCGACTGCAGCCTGACGGAGATGATGGTCCTGCGCAGCTGCCGCACGCTGAAGGAGCTGCGCACGCTGGAGTTCAGGAAGGTGGAGTTTTCGACGGAGAGCGGAGGAGAGgcggaggaggggcaggagggcggaggagagagagaagaaggcgagagagaggagaggagcgaCACCGACCCCGTGCCCAACCTCCGGCAGTCACTGGTCACGCTGCTGCCCAAGTGTAGCGTGCTGTTCACAGAGTGCTCTGTGGCGTCGGTCCAGGGCTGA
- the LOC143489210 gene encoding leptin receptor overlapping transcript-like 1: MAGIKALISLSFGGAIGLMFLMLGCALPVYNEYWPLFLLFFYILSPIPYCISRRVVDDTDSASNACKELAIFLTTGIVVSAFGLPIIFARAAVIKWGACALVLTGNIVIFGTILGFFLVFGSNDDFSWQQW, from the exons ATGGCTGGTATTAAAG CTCTTATCAGTCTTTCCTTTGGGGGAGCCATTGGCCTCATGTTCCTGATGCTTGGCTGTGCCCTGCCTGTCTACAA TGAATACTGGCCTCTCTTCCTGCTCTTTTTCTACATCCTGTCTCCTATCCCTTACTGCATCTCTCGACGAGTGGTGGACGACACTGACTCGGCTAGTAATGCCTGCAAAGAGCTAGCCATCTTCCTCACCACCGGGATTGTTGTGTCAGCCTTTGGTCTTCCTATCATATTTGCACGTGCTGCTGTG aTCAAGTGGGGGGCGTGCGCTCTTGTTCTGACGGGAAACATCGTCATTTTCGGCACAATTCTGGGCTTCTTCCTCGTCTTCGGCTCCAACGACGACTTCAGCTGGCAGCAGTGGTAA